The Vicia villosa cultivar HV-30 ecotype Madison, WI linkage group LG1, Vvil1.0, whole genome shotgun sequence genome includes a region encoding these proteins:
- the LOC131644822 gene encoding uncharacterized protein LOC131644822: MAPDRDAPPENSQERDAQERDATDTNAPPDTEAKEVARGITIMKGIVRHRDQGLVYRLEWNSDKQAIGPNSAKLTSYIGTLVRMHIPVSVARWNLKSEDLDAKKKAIWDELQRTFEIPDDRRSYILGLAGKRYRGWKAFLTNTYLKDKDGNFLEEAPGRPKKYEIFIGEEDWAKFVEQRDEDFRKRSAKNSARASKPAYPYKKGRLGYARLEDKILEETKSEETSLPEHVLWREARVGKDHAVDPEVQRVFTECETLSQSASTGEGSVLNIALDAPEYPGRVRGKGHGVTPTSFYKSPRRRNPSNEEVLQKLAELQAQVSELQRDKEAYMREKCNTSISVKETSDKASINYQRKFPEGISSCQLYLSEPSYRLVGKGKVHNTLGDLLHHRPLPDGHLKVSVDVVVDHDAMLPVPDMVSETTLLRDAIGSFVAWPSELITISDETAPIKPTVKGKGILQEEESVASLKEASARESQQVTQQVRTVPPTGPPKPAGKKGGAFVPRYRSTLATMVDMSDLKDGALREIVMDESVFGIEFKSFITLDDLKEIFKHDQLGVNNMHSYIRLLYDRVLRGTPLSNRFRFVSSAHCSGMAIDSEPESVRQRLVGRFMSTGNTECLHLWAYNTRPVGAHWLLLAINPIREVVYYLNSVNGEWTNYPAMKDIVDLSIQVFRSQRDAQVSRTKSSNITWIQVQCPQQKNSYDCGYFVLRFMKEILQANQLEIPLTYLDEFRAAGYPRLKLEEIKEDLCHFYIKRFFM, from the exons atggctccggatagagatgctccacctgaaaactcacaagaaagagatgctcaagaaagagatgccacggatacaaatgctccacctgatactgaagcaaaagaggttgcacgaggcatcactatcatgaagggaatcgttcgacatagagaccaaggattagtataccgattggaatggaattctgataaacaagcaattggtcctaattctgcaaagttgacaagttatattggtacacttgttcgtatgcatattccggtctccgtagctagatggaatctgaaaagcgaagacttggatgcgaaaaaaaaagcgatttgggacgagcttcag aggacttttgagataccagatgatcgtagaagctacatacttggtttggccggcaaaagatatagagggtggaaagcttttttgacaaacacttatcttaaggataaagatggaaactttcttgaagaggcaccgggacggccaaaaaagtatgagatcttcattggtgaagaagattgggctaagtttgtagagcaaagagatgaagattttcggaaaaggagtgccaagaatagtgcgagagcatccaaacccgcatatccatacaaaaaagggcgtttgggatatgcacgcttggaggataaaatt ttagaggagactaaaagtgaggaaacctcacttcctgaacatgtgttgtggagggaagctcgtgtgggcaaggatcatgctgtcgatcccgaagttcagagagtttttactgaatgt gagaccttgtcgcaatcggcatccaccggtgaggggagcgtacttaatATAGCACTAGATGcgcctgagtatcccggtcgggtgaggggtaagggtcatggtgtgactccaacctctttttacaagagtcctaggagaagaaatccttcaaatgaagaagtgttgcaaaagttggcggaattgcaagcacaagtctctgaattgcaaagagataaagaggcgtatatgagagaaaagtgcaacacttcaatatcggtgaaagaaactagtgataaggctagtatcaactatcaaaggaaatttcccgag ggcatttcatcttgccaactatacttatcggaaccgagttatcgactagttggcaagggaaaagtgcacaacactttgggagatttacttcaccatagaccgctcccggatggacacctcaaagtatcggtggatgttgtagtagatcatgatgcgatgctaccggtacctgacatggtctcagagacgacattgctgcgagatgcaataggatcatttgttgcatggccctcggagctcattaccattagtgatgag actgctcctataaaacccacagttaagggtaaagggattttacaggaggaggagtccgttgcatcactaaaagag gcatccgctcgagagtcacaacaagtgacgcagcaagttcgtaccgtaccacccactggtcctccgaagccagcgggaaaaaaaggcggtgcttttgtgcctcggtaccggtcgacgctcgcaacaatggttgatatgtccgatttgaaggatggtgctttacgtgaaatcgttatggatgagagtgtcttcggtattgaattcaagtcatttattacacttgatgacttgaaggagatttttaagcatgatcaactaggcgtcaataacatgcactcatacattcg gttgttgtatgacagagtgttgcgcgggactccgttgtctaacagattccgtttcgtgtcttccgcccactgcagcggaatggcaattgattcggaaccggaatcagttagacagcgcttagtaggtagattcatgtccaccggcaatacagaatgtctgcatctttgggcgtataatacccgaccagtagg agcacactggttgctgcttgctatcaaccctataagggaagtcgtgtattatctgaattcggtaaatggtgaatggaccaattatccggccatgaaggacatcgttgattt atcaatacaagtgttccgaagtcaacgggacgcacaggtatcccgaactaaatctagcaacattacttggatccaagtgcag tgtccgcaacagaaaaacagttacgattgcggatactttgtattgaggtttatgaaagaaatccttcaggcaaatcaattagagattccgctcacg taccttgacgaattccgtgccgctggatacccgagacttaagttggaagaaataaaagaggatttgtgtcatttttatattaagcgctttttcatgtag